From Toxorhynchites rutilus septentrionalis strain SRP chromosome 2, ASM2978413v1, whole genome shotgun sequence, a single genomic window includes:
- the LOC129766036 gene encoding juxtaposed with another zinc finger protein 1-like, which translates to MAVFLVNICKFNGCGISFPTFGDLIKHIEDTHVDYASPVHGQLEESESICLPMSHVLRFDTDPFCTVQSFVDTSVSVTSSDIEIDDDDKTDSGSEDSNDSWAMQELSPELIMQSWKYYPTDDSDLSFSDGKTVGCPVPGCLKRYKSINGLKYHSKNSHKKESILVRKGFSCHCGKSYMTCSMLRNHQLRVHKKPAVAQHLSP; encoded by the coding sequence atggctgtgtttttAGTTAACATATGTAAGTTCAATGGTTGTGGAATCTCGTTTCCAACCTTTGGTGATCTAATCAAGCACATCGAGGACACACACGTGGACTACGCTTCCCCGGTTCATGGCCAGCTGGAAGAATCAGAATCTATCTGCCTTCCGATGAGCCATGTGCTTCGTTTCGACACAGATCCTTTTTGTACGGTACAGTCTTTTGTCGACACCAGTGTCAGTGTCACTTCCAGTGACATAGAAATAGATGACGACGATAAGACGGATTCCGGATCTGAAGACAGTAACGACTCCTGGGCGATGCAGGAACTAAGTCCGGAACTTATCATGCAAAGCTGGAAATATTACCCGACCGATGATAGTGATTTGAGCTTCTCCGATGGTAAAACGGTAGGATGTCCCGTACCCGGCTGCCTTAAACGATACAAATCCATCAACGGACTGAAATATCACTCGAAGAACAGCCATAAAAAAGAAAGTATCCTTGTCCGGAAAggtttcagctgtcattgcGGTAAAAGCTACATGACTTGTTCGATGCTGCGAAACCATCAGCTGAGAGTGCACAAGAAACCGGCTGTCGCTCAACATCTTTCGCCATAA